A window of Candidatus Tectomicrobia bacterium genomic DNA:
GGACCGAGGAGGTGCCGAAGACGAGGGCGCTCAGCAGGGCCAGCGCCACCCCCTTGAGGTAGCTCAGCCCCTCCGCCTGGGGGGAGGCTCCCCCCGGCCGGCTCCTGGCCATGAGGACGCTCCCGCCGATGACGAGGGCGGCCCCCGCCGCGATCATGAGGGTCAGCCGCTCGTCCAGGAAGGCGATGCCCAGCGCCATCGAGAAGAAGGCGCTGGTCGTGCCGAGCGTCCCGGCCCGCGCCGCCCCGATGTGCTGGGAGGCCGCGAAGAGGAGGGTGCGCGCCGCCGTGATCCGCAGGATGCCCGCCAGGGCGATGCTGGCCATGGTCCAGGAGCGCGCGGGCCAGGGCCGGGCGAAGTCCCCGAGGGCGAGGGAGATGGCGAGCAGCACCGGGAGCCCGGCCACCGCGCTCACCGCCGTGCCCACGATGGGGTCGAGCCCCCGCACCCCGAAGCGGCCGAAGATGTCCCGCAGCGCCAGCAGGAATGCCGCGCACAGCGCGAAGAGGGCCGCCGTCTCGATCATCGGGTCTCCTCGGCCGGGGCCGGGGCGGGACTTCGGGGACGTGGGGATTCAGGCCGCCGGATTGTAGTCCCGTGCCCCCGCGCAACACCAGCGCGCCTCGCTTTCTCGCGTGGGCGGGCGTTGCTAGGATGCGCCGTCCGATCCGGCTTTTTTCGTCTCAGGGGGGAGACGCCATGCCCGTGTTCCAGTTCTGGCCGTCCGACTGGACGATGTCCTGGCAGTTCATCCGCCTGGTTTCGGAGGCCCACTACGGGGGCGGGGACTTCCATGAGCTGCACAGCGCCGCCCGCGACATCCAGGCGGGGGACGCCGAGGCCTGGCACCGCGAGTTCTACCAGCTGGGGGAGCGCATCGCGCGCCTCGCCGGGGAGGAGATGGCCAGGGGCCACCGGCTCACCGCCCGGGCCGCCCACCTCAGGGCCTCCAACTACTTCCGCACCTCCGAGTTCTACCTCCTGGGGGACCCGCGCAAGATCCGGGCCTACAAGCGGAGCGCGGCCGAGTTCGAGAAGGGGGCCGCGCTCTTCGACCCGCCCTTCGAGCGCGCCGAGATCCCCTACGAGGGGACGAGCCTGCCCGGCTGGTTCATCCAGGCCTCGGGCAAAGGCAGGCGGCCGGCCTGCCTCCTCGTGGGCGGGGCCGACACCACGGCCGAGGAGCTCTGGTTCCTGGGGGGCCGCGAGGTCCTCGACCGGGGGATGCACCTCCTCATCGTGGACGGCCCGGGCCAGGGGGCGGCGGTGCGCCTGAGGGGCCTCTACATGCGGCCGGACTACGAGGTCCCCGTCATCGCCATGCTGGACTGGCTCTGCGCCCGGCCCGAGGTGGACGCCGATCGGATCGGCCTCGTGGGGCGGAGCGCGGGGGGCTACTTCGGCCCCAAGACCGCCGCCGTGGACGGGCGCATCAAGGCCATGGTGCTCTGGGGGGCGTGCTACGACTGGCTCAAGGACGTCTACGACTTCTACCCCCCCATCCAGCGCCAGTTCCAGTACATCCTGGGCGCCCAGGACGACGCCGGCTGCCGCGAGAAGCTCAAGGCCTACACCCTGGAGGGGGTGCTCCCCAAGGTGCGCTGCCCCACCCTGGTGAGCCACGGGGAGCAGGACCGCATCGTCCACCCCGAGTCGGCCCGCCGCACCTACCGCGAGCTCGGCTCGGCCGATAAGGAGCTCAAGATGTGGACCCCCGAGACCCTCGGGGAGAACCACTGCCAGAACGACAACACCCTGAACGCCGTCCGCTTCATGTACGACTGGCTGGCGGACCGGGTGTAGGGGGGGCGGGGTGGGAGGGCGGAAAGGGGCGCGGTCAGACCGGCGGCAAAAGGGGGGTTTTATCCGATCTTTTTCCGTCCCGGCGCGGCAAGATCAGAGGGGAAAAAGAGTCTTTATCTGTCATTGGCCCTCACCAAGCGTCAGCAGGCCGATCCTCCCCTCCCTTCTCCCCCCGTGGTCGGACCACAGAGGGGTTTTGGGTCTTTATCCATCCTTTACCCCTCAATATCCGTTATTATCCGTGACGACTGCCTCCGCCCCCCATTCCCCTTATGCTTCCTCCTTCCTTGCGGGTGGCTTTGGGGTGCTTTTCCCCTCAATTCGCGAGACGCCTCCGGCCCCCTGATTGGGGGAGGAGGGCGCGCGCGGCGCTCCCGCCGGGAATATAGGCCCGGCGCGGGGAAAGCCACTTACCGCAATTTCGCGCAATTTCGCGCACCTTCATGGTTCTTGCGCTTTTTCGCGCGGGGAGAGCGCGGCGCCCGGCCTGTGCTAGGATCGCCCCGCCGGCCGGAGCGCCGGCGCCTCTTCCATTCCTTTTTTCATCCATCCATCGCAGCCGAGGAGACCGCCCATGGAGCCGACGCCCAAGTTCATGGCCATCAACACCGACGAGATCGAATGACAGGGAAGGAAAGCAGATCCCGGGCTGCCGCCGGGCCTGGGGCGGCAGGGGGCCGCACGGTCTGCTCGGCCGACCGCAGGAATATCCGCCGGTGGGGAAAATCAGACTGAGCCACTTGAGGCGAGAAAGATGAAGATAATACCGGCCAAAAGCAAAAAATAGTAGTTTCGTCTTTGAATTTTTGTTACTTTAATTTCATATCGATTCTGGTTATGACTCGGAGGAAGTGCCTGTGCCCACGCCCGCTCGGATTCGTCAGGCACGCCCCGGACTTCCGGCTCTCCTCGCCCTTTCCTTGCTGCCCCTGGTGCTCTCCGCCTGCGCGGCGCCTCCCAAAGCGGAGATCCATCACATCGGCACCACCCGCCTCATCTACACCGACGCCAGCAAGCGGCACACCCTGGTCAAGACAGACAGGTCGTATCTGCGGATCTGCGCCGAACCGAGCCCCGACGTGAAGGTGGATGAGCAGCAGGACATCGATATCGATTTCAACATCGCCCTCATCGGAAGGGCGGGTTCCCAGGATCAAGAAGCTTCCCGGGCCGAGTCCGGCTTCACGGAAGGGGAACTCACCGGCCGCACCCCTTCCGTCCTGCTCTCCCGCGAGCTCTTGTTCCGGCTGTGCGAAGCCAGCGTCAACCATGACATCGATCAGAAAACCTTCATCAGCCTTTACCTGAAAATCATCGCCCTGATCGAAAAGATTGCCCTTGCCGAAGCGCAGCAGACCAAGATCACCATCGGCGAGACCCTCTCGAAAAAAGAAATCACCGACCTGATCCAGACCATCAAGTCGTCGACGGGGCTGGTGGGCCTCCCCCCCGCGCCGCCGCCACCCCCCGCGCCGGCGCCGCCGCCCCCTCCCGGACAAGCGGGGCAATCCCCTCCCGGCTCGGGGGAGGGATCTCCTCCGAGTCCTCCGGATGGGGGTGATCAAACTCCCGCTGGCGGGGACACGCCTCCGCCCGGCGGGGGCTCCTGATCAACTGCTCTCTCGCTCCACGCTTTTTGTTAAGGACCACCTGAACTAGCCGCTATTGGGGGGTTTCGTGCACGGATTATGATTGAAGAAAGGGTAAGCCATGCGACAAAGATCGCCTTCCTTATGTCTCCGTGTCGCCTCCGTTGCATGCTTTTTGCTGTTGTTTGGCTTCATGGGTTTCTCCCCTCCCTGCTCATACGGCGCGCAACAGTACGACCTTAAGACACTTCTCGCCGCTTCTCTATACCTGAGCAAGGACAACAAGGTATCCCTCCCGGTCTCACTAAAGCCGTTGACGGAGCTCACCCGCTTCCCCTCCGGGGTGGAGGCCCGCGCCTACGAGAACGCCGCCCATCCCGACAGCGTTCTCGTGGCTTTCCGGGGGACCCAGACG
This region includes:
- a CDS encoding DMT family transporter is translated as MIETAALFALCAAFLLALRDIFGRFGVRGLDPIVGTAVSAVAGLPVLLAISLALGDFARPWPARSWTMASIALAGILRITAARTLLFAASQHIGAARAGTLGTTSAFFSMALGIAFLDERLTLMIAAGAALVIGGSVLMARSRPGGASPQAEGLSYLKGVALALLSALVFGTSSVLVRPAVNDFASPNLANLYANLFAALCFLPFCWGRLGATRMGEWSLGAWAYLIAAGSAASLGVTFMYLALARAPVVFVTPISQSRPFFLVLVSWLFLQAHESVNRRVAWGAAAIVVGTGVLILSR
- a CDS encoding prolyl oligopeptidase family serine peptidase, with the protein product MPVFQFWPSDWTMSWQFIRLVSEAHYGGGDFHELHSAARDIQAGDAEAWHREFYQLGERIARLAGEEMARGHRLTARAAHLRASNYFRTSEFYLLGDPRKIRAYKRSAAEFEKGAALFDPPFERAEIPYEGTSLPGWFIQASGKGRRPACLLVGGADTTAEELWFLGGREVLDRGMHLLIVDGPGQGAAVRLRGLYMRPDYEVPVIAMLDWLCARPEVDADRIGLVGRSAGGYFGPKTAAVDGRIKAMVLWGACYDWLKDVYDFYPPIQRQFQYILGAQDDAGCREKLKAYTLEGVLPKVRCPTLVSHGEQDRIVHPESARRTYRELGSADKELKMWTPETLGENHCQNDNTLNAVRFMYDWLADRV